The Solanum pennellii chromosome 11, SPENNV200 genome contains a region encoding:
- the LOC107004715 gene encoding uncharacterized protein LOC107004715 — protein MELNTAISLSKTLSLLSPISPTSSSLPPFSLSHRCHHFRRCNLSRSFCLPPAVQLSTSREDEDEMVDIGGSEYEEEDDYAEDEDTLDVDSLEREAQLVVREFSDSLSRQLIIEEERSSPKEAQVKEKRRKNTTTKNIPDHLLPKVAIVGRPNVGKSALFNRLVGGKKAIVVDEPGVTRDRLYGRSYWGNYEFMVVDTGGVLTISKSQTDLVEELAVSTTIGMEGIPLATREAAVAKMPTMIEKQATVAVEESSVIIFLVDGQAGLNAADVEIADWLRKHYSDKCIILAVNKCESPRKGITQASEFWSLGFDPFPISALSGTGTGELLDLVCAGIEKVEGTEYLEEENYIPAIAIVGRPNVGKSSILNALVGEDRTIVSPVSGTTRDAIDTEFTGPDGQKFRLIDTAGIRKKTAVASSGSIPEALSVNQAFRAIRRSDVVALVIEAMACITEQDCKIAERIEREGKGCLIVVNKWDTIPNKNQETTIFYEEDVRRKVRSLSWAPIVYSTAIAGHSVEKIIVSAAAVEKERSRRLTTAILNQVVREAVAFKAPPRTRGGKRGRVYYSTQAAIRPPSFVFFVNDAKLFPETYRRYMEKQLRTSAGFAGTPIRLLWRSRRKIEKSAGKGPSTTMQDDFTGIEKSLAVPA, from the exons ATGGAACTCAATACAGCAATTTCTCTATCAAAAactctctctcttctctctccaATTTCACCAACTTCTTCATCTCTCCCACCATTCTCTCTCTCCCACCGTTGCCACCACTTCCGCCGCTGTAATCTTAGCCGGAGTTTTTGTCTTCCACCGGCCGTACAATTGTCCACAAGtagagaagatgaagatgaaatgGTAGATATTGGAGGGTCTGAAtatgaggaagaagatgattATGCTGAAGATGAAGATACCCTTGATGTTGATTCACTAGAACGTGAAGCCCAACTTGTGGTTCGAGAATTTTCCGACTCTTTGTCTCGACAATTGATTATAG AAGAAGAGAGATCTAGTCCAAAAGAAGCACAAGTAAAGGAGAAGAGACGTAAAAATACTACCACAAAAAAT ATCCCTGATCACCTTCTTCCTAAGGTGGCAATTGTTGGAAGACCGAACGTTGGTAAATCAGCACTATTTAATCGTCTTGTTGGG GGGAAGAAGGCCATTGTGGTAGATGAACCTGGGGTAACAAGGGATCGCTTATATGGTAGATCATATTGGGGAAACTATGAATTTATGGTGGTCGATACAGGAGGTGTGCTTACTATTTCGAAATCACAGACTGATCTAGTGGAAGAATTAGCTGTCTCAACAACAATTGGAATGGAGGGCATTCCACTTGCTACCAGGGAGGCTGCTGTTGCTAAAATGCCTACTATGATTGAGAAACAAGCTACTGTGGCTGTTGAAGAGTCATCAGTCATTATATTCCTCGTCGATGGCCAG gCAGGTCTAAATGCTGCTGATGTGGAGATAGCAGATTGGCTACGCAAGCACTACTCAGACAAATGCATTATTCTTGCTGTAAACAAGTGTGAATCTCCGCGCAAAGGAATCACACAAGCATCAGAGTTTTGGTCTTTGGG GTTTGACCCCTTTCCGATATCTGCTTTATCTGGAACTGGAACTGGAGAGCTTCTAGATCTTGTTTGTGCAGGGATAGAGAAAGTTGAG GGGACAGAAtatcttgaagaagaaaacTATATTCCTGCAATCGCAATTGTTGGCCGTCCAAATGTTGGAAAAAGTAGTATTTTGAATGCTTTAGTCGGAGAGGACAGAACAATTGTTAGTCCCGTTAGTGGAACTACTCGTGATGCTATTGATACAGAATTTACTGGACCTGATGGGCAG AAGTTTCGGCTTATAGATACTGCTGGAATAAGAAAAAAGACTGCAGTGGCTTCATCGGGTAGCATACCAGAGGCTTTATCAGTAAATCAAGCATTCCGTGCGATTCGGCGGTCAGATGTTGTGGCTCTTGTTATCGAGGCTATGGCTTGCATCACTGAACAG GATTGCAAAATTGCAGAAAGGATAGAGAGAGAAGGGAAGGGTTGCCTCATTGTTGTGAACAAGTGGGATACGATCCCAAACAAGAACCAAGAAACTACTATATTTTATGAGGAAGATGTTAGACGGAAGGTTCGTTCTCTGAGTTGGGCACCTATTGTGTATTCAACAGCTATAGCTGGGCACAGTGTTGAAAA GATCATTGTCTCTGCTGCTGCGGTGGAAAAAGAGAGATCAAGAAGATTGACTACTGCGATATTGAATCAAGTTGTTCGAGAAGCTGTTGCTTTTAAAGCACCTCCTAGGACTAGAGGTGGAAAAAGAGGGCGTGTTTATTATAGCACTCAG GCTGCTATTCGACCGCCTTCATTTGTCTTCTTTGTTAATGATGCAAAACTCTTTCCTGAGACATACCGTCGTTACATGGAAAAGCAACTGAGGACAAGTGCAGGGTTTGCAGGCACTCCAATTCGGCTTTTGTGGCGCAGCaggagaaaaatagaaaagagtgCTG GCAAGGGTCCCTCAACAACAATGCAAGACGACTTCACGGGCATAGAGAAAAGTTTGGCGGTTCCAGCATGA
- the LOC107005053 gene encoding polyadenylate-binding protein RBP47B' isoform X2, whose translation MNSQQPYHQPATLEEVRTLWIGDLPYWADESYLHSWFAHTAEVLSIKVIRNKITGQPEGYGFVEFGAHAVAERILQSYNGTQIPGTELTFRLNWASFGIGERRDAGPEHSIFVGDLAPDVTDYLLQETFRTHYPSVRGAKVVTDPNTGRTKGYGFVKFADETERNRAMSEMNGMYCSTRPMRISAATPKKSNTIQQQYAVAKVYPPAVYTPTVQTIPVDNDLTNTTVYVGNLDPNLTEEELRQVFLQFGEIVYVKIPAAKGCGFVQFSARPSAEEAIQRMQGAVVGQQIVRVSWGRSPTAKQDAGLWGQPADPSQWNAYYGYGQGYDAYAYGATQDPSLYAYGAYAGYTQYPQQAEGAQDLASMTGAPPVIEQREEQHDPLAVPDVDRLNNAYLAVHASTILGRPLWQRTSSFSQV comes from the exons ATGAACAGCCAGCAGCCATACCACCAGCCGGCTACTCTAGAAGAAGTCCGTACCCTTTGGATTGGGGATTTACCATACTGGGCTGATGAGTCCTATCTCCATAGCTGGTTTGCTCACACTGCTGAG GTGCTCTCAATAAAAGTTATCCGCAACAAAATCACTGGCCAACCTGAGGGCTATGGATTTGTGGAATTTGGTGCACATGCAGTTGCTGAGCGGATTTTGCAGTCGTATAATGGAACTCAAATACCGGGGACAGAGCTAACTTTTAGGTTAAATTGGGCATCATTTGGGATTGGAGAGCGTCGTGATGCTGGGCCAGAGCATTCTATATTTGTTGGAGATCTAGCTCCTGATGTAACAGATTATCTATTGCAAGAGACTTTTCGTACTCACTACCCGTCAGTTAGAGGAGCGAAGGTTGTTACTGATCCGAATACTGGCCGCACAAAGGGATATGGTTTTGTTAAATTTGCTGATGAGACAGAACGAAACCGTGCCATGTCGGAAATGAATGGGATGTATTGCTCAACTAGGCCGATGCGCATCAGTGCAGCAACACCAAAAAAGTCGAATACTATCCAACAACAATATGCAGTAGCAAAAG TATATCCCCCTGCCGTTTATACTCCAACAGTGCAGACTATCCCTGTAGATAATGACTTGACTAATACAACA GTTTATGTTGGTAATCTGGATCCTAACTTAACTGAAGAGGAACTGAGACAAGTATTTTTGCAATTTGGTGAAATTGTTTATGTTAAGATCCCTGCTGCCAAGGGCTGTGGTTTTGTGCAGTTTTCGGCGAG GCCATCTGCTGAAGAAGCAATCCAGAGAATGCAGGGTGCTGTGGTTGGTCAACAAATTGTTCGTGTTTCATGGGGTAGGAGTCCGACAGCTAAGCAG GACGCTGGTCTATGGGGTCAGCCTGCTGATCCGAGTCAATGGAATGCTTATTATGGCTATGGACAAGGTTATGATGCCTATGCTTATGGAGCCACCCAGGATCCTTCACTATATGCATATGGTGCATATGCTGGTTATACGCAATACCCTCAACAG GCTGAAGGTGCTCAGGATTTGGCTTCCATGACTGGTGCTCCTCCAGTTATTGAACAAAGAGAAGAGCAGCATGATCCTTTGGCTGTGCCAGACGTTGACCG GCTAAATAATGCTTACCTTGCTGTCCATGCAAGCACAATCTTGGGCCGGCCATTGTGGCAGAGGACATCATCGTTTTCGCAAGTATAG
- the LOC107004272 gene encoding uncharacterized protein LOC107004272: MDAIIITRFQHGGKFIQDKTGITYKGEAEVEYVNIDKDHFSIIELLFYIKQLGYITVGGFFVKDPTKNGFSEVDTDFTLVNLIKDLKDGDFLDLYVKHVVDDVEVVTTSLLCGSVVEEDLEDINVTASEGLNHEAESENVNFKVEPGDISDLDVEWTESNEKSSDDSQEDAIPDVDDSEVDEELRSVRNERRNKVKKKKPTQTEEIKLGTAGVDRGFEDIGRNKAAIYTGRLGGDEKYIDSSELDSEDSRNELNSEFVKGVDLPRRRKSKKGLVPVLCELLPDRGTGRGTGTGREI, from the exons ATGGACGCCATTATTATAACTCGTTTTCAACATGGTGGTAAGTTTATTCAGGACAAAACTGGAATTACTTATAAAGGGGAAGCCGAGGTGGAATATGTTAATATCGACAAGGACCACTTCTCAATAATCGAGTTACTTTTTTACATTAAACAATTGGGGTATATTACTGTTGGTGGGTTCTTTGTTAAAGACCCCACAAAAAATGGCTTTAGTGAGGTGGACACTGATTTCACTTTAGTAAATCTCATCAAAGACCTAAAAGATGGTGACTTTTTAGACCTTTATGTAAAGCATGTggtggatgatgtagaagtggTCACAACGAGTTTGCTTTGTGGGTCTGTCGTTGAAGAAGACTTAGAAGATATAAATGTGACTGCAAGTGAAGGGTTGAATCATGAGGCTGAATCTGAAAATGTTAATTTCAAAGTTGAGCCAGGAGATATATCAGATCTAGATGTGGAATGGActgaatcaaatgaaaaaagtaGCGATGACTCTCAAGAGGATGCTATTCCTGATGTGGATGACTCTGAGGTTGATGAAGAATTAAGATCTGTTAGAAATGAAAGGAGaaacaaagtgaaaaagaaaaaacctaCTCAAACTGAGGAAATAAAGCTTGGAACAGCTGGTGTTGATAGAGGCTTTGAAGACATAGGAAGGAATAAGGCTGCTATATACACTGGAAGACTAGGGGGTGATGAGAAATATATAGATAGCTCAGAATTGGACAGTGAAGACAGTAGGAATGAATTGAATTCAGAATTTGTGAAGGGTGTTGATTtaccaagaagaagaaaaagtaaaaag GGCCTTGTACCAGTTTTATGTGAGTTGCTACCAGATAGAGGCACTGGGAGAGGTACTGGCACTGGCAGAGAAATTTGA
- the LOC107005053 gene encoding polyadenylate-binding protein RBP47B' isoform X1, producing MNSQQPYHQPATLEEVRTLWIGDLPYWADESYLHSWFAHTAEVLSIKVIRNKITGQPEGYGFVEFGAHAVAERILQSYNGTQIPGTELTFRLNWASFGIGERRDAGPEHSIFVGDLAPDVTDYLLQETFRTHYPSVRGAKVVTDPNTGRTKGYGFVKFADETERNRAMSEMNGMYCSTRPMRISAATPKKSNTIQQQYAVAKAVYPPAVYTPTVQTIPVDNDLTNTTVYVGNLDPNLTEEELRQVFLQFGEIVYVKIPAAKGCGFVQFSARPSAEEAIQRMQGAVVGQQIVRVSWGRSPTAKQDAGLWGQPADPSQWNAYYGYGQGYDAYAYGATQDPSLYAYGAYAGYTQYPQQAEGAQDLASMTGAPPVIEQREEQHDPLAVPDVDRLNNAYLAVHASTILGRPLWQRTSSFSQV from the exons ATGAACAGCCAGCAGCCATACCACCAGCCGGCTACTCTAGAAGAAGTCCGTACCCTTTGGATTGGGGATTTACCATACTGGGCTGATGAGTCCTATCTCCATAGCTGGTTTGCTCACACTGCTGAG GTGCTCTCAATAAAAGTTATCCGCAACAAAATCACTGGCCAACCTGAGGGCTATGGATTTGTGGAATTTGGTGCACATGCAGTTGCTGAGCGGATTTTGCAGTCGTATAATGGAACTCAAATACCGGGGACAGAGCTAACTTTTAGGTTAAATTGGGCATCATTTGGGATTGGAGAGCGTCGTGATGCTGGGCCAGAGCATTCTATATTTGTTGGAGATCTAGCTCCTGATGTAACAGATTATCTATTGCAAGAGACTTTTCGTACTCACTACCCGTCAGTTAGAGGAGCGAAGGTTGTTACTGATCCGAATACTGGCCGCACAAAGGGATATGGTTTTGTTAAATTTGCTGATGAGACAGAACGAAACCGTGCCATGTCGGAAATGAATGGGATGTATTGCTCAACTAGGCCGATGCGCATCAGTGCAGCAACACCAAAAAAGTCGAATACTATCCAACAACAATATGCAGTAGCAAAAG CAGTATATCCCCCTGCCGTTTATACTCCAACAGTGCAGACTATCCCTGTAGATAATGACTTGACTAATACAACA GTTTATGTTGGTAATCTGGATCCTAACTTAACTGAAGAGGAACTGAGACAAGTATTTTTGCAATTTGGTGAAATTGTTTATGTTAAGATCCCTGCTGCCAAGGGCTGTGGTTTTGTGCAGTTTTCGGCGAG GCCATCTGCTGAAGAAGCAATCCAGAGAATGCAGGGTGCTGTGGTTGGTCAACAAATTGTTCGTGTTTCATGGGGTAGGAGTCCGACAGCTAAGCAG GACGCTGGTCTATGGGGTCAGCCTGCTGATCCGAGTCAATGGAATGCTTATTATGGCTATGGACAAGGTTATGATGCCTATGCTTATGGAGCCACCCAGGATCCTTCACTATATGCATATGGTGCATATGCTGGTTATACGCAATACCCTCAACAG GCTGAAGGTGCTCAGGATTTGGCTTCCATGACTGGTGCTCCTCCAGTTATTGAACAAAGAGAAGAGCAGCATGATCCTTTGGCTGTGCCAGACGTTGACCG GCTAAATAATGCTTACCTTGCTGTCCATGCAAGCACAATCTTGGGCCGGCCATTGTGGCAGAGGACATCATCGTTTTCGCAAGTATAG